The Priestia koreensis genomic interval AAGCCTAAACTTAATACAGATAAAAAACCAATTTCCATTATGTATTCCTCCTGATCTAAATAAAAAAGAGATAGTGGACCTGTGCATCCACTATCTATCCTTTTCACTATTTATTAAGCCGTTTTTCTATTAAGCTGCAGAACTGGACTATTCCATGTTTTAATCCAGTTCCGTACAGCTGTAATCATAATGACAATTCCTAAGACGAGCATAATGATTGATAAAATAGCGTTTAATACGTTGTAGCCTGATGCAGCCGTATTTAAGTAGACGTTCTTGATCATCCAATATCCGGCGTAATTAACCGTTACGTATAGATACGCTAATGGAATAAGGCATGTCAGCATATAACGGCGCTTATCAGCAACTTTTAAGATAACCGTTGCACCAATAATCAATCCAATTGACGCCATTAGCTGATTGGATACCCCAAACAATGCCCATACCGATCCGATATCTCCCGAAAAGAGGAGGTATCCCCAAAGCAAACATGCAAGTGCACTGGCAAAAATATTACCAGGAAGCCAGTCTACACGTTTTAGAGGCTTATAGAAGGCGCCTCCAAAATCTTGGATAAGATAACGTGCAACGCGTGTTCCTGAATGGATCGCTGTTAGAATGAACAATGCTTCAAACATAATGACGAACTGGAAGAAGAATGAAGCTAATTTATCAAACCAGGAAATATCCGTGAAGATGTACGTCATTCCTACTGCCAATGTGACGGCTCCACCAGTACGTCCCTCGAGGTCAAGGCCAATCTCCTGGCTTAGCTTTGAAAGATTAACTGTTTCCATTCCTAACGTTTTAAACACTTCCGGCGCGGAGTTAATCGCAAAATAATCTCCAGGGTGAAGAGCTGTTGCCGCAACAAGCGCCATGATCCCAACGACACATTCTACAAGCATAGCACCGAATCCGACAGGCTTAATATCACTCCAGCGATCAAGCATTTTTGGTGTTGTTCCAGACCCAACGAATGCATGGAATCCTGAAATTGCTCCACAAGCGATTGTAATTGAGATGAATGGCCATACTGGACCATTTAATACTGGACCTCCACCGTGGATAAAATCGGTTAATGCAGGCATTTGAAGCGTTGGATTCACAAGGAACACACCGGCAATCAAGGCTACGAAAACCCCAATTTTCATAAAGCTACTTAAATAATCACGCGGCGCAAGCAGTAGCCATACTGGCAATGCCGCTGCAAAAAAGGCATAAATCGGTAAAATAATTGATAACGTTTTTACATCAAGCGTTAGCCATTCCCCAAGGACCGTATCTTGAATATATGGCCCGCAAAATACGGCTACCATAATGAGTATAAAACCAACAATTGTCGCACCTTTTAAATTACCTGTTTTACGATGATATAATCCTACTCCCATAGCAATCGGAATCGTAATTCCAACCGCAAACGTTCCCCAAGGGTTATGTTCAAGTGCGTGAAGTACAACCATGGACAAACCAGCCATCGTGATGGTAATGATGAACAACATCGCAAGACCCGTACAAAAACCAGCAACAGGACCTAATTCCTTCTTCGCTACTTCAGCAAGTGACTCTCCTCGCTGACGCATCGATGCGAACAATACGACCGCGTCATGTACGGCTCCACCAATTACTGCTCCAATTAACAGCCATAGAAGACCTGGAAGATAACCAAATTGAGCGGCTAAAATTGGACCAACAAGTGGACCTGCGGCAGCAATCGCTGCGAAATGATGTCCAAATGTCACCCATCGGTTCGTTGGAACATAGTCCTTCCCGTCTTCTAACTCATGCGCAGGTGTCTTCTTTGAATCATCTAATTTTAAGACTTTCACAGCCATAAACGTTCCGTATAAACGATAGGCAATCATTAAAATACAAATCGATCCTATCACCATTGTAATCGCATTCATTTTTCTCTACCCCCTTGTCGTTCTCTGTGCTCTCACTATAACAAATGAAATAAAAAATGTTAGCGTTTTCATAGAAAGTAGCGAGATATAGGAGATGAAACGCAGAATTTAGGGGTTGAAATGCTTTATAAAAGAGTTAAAATCCAATTCGTTGTCTTAGTTCTTTTACATACGTACGACTAACTGGCACCTTCAATCCATTTTTCATCACTAGATTATAGGTAGAGTTAAACCAAGGCTCGATTTCAACAATCTGATGGATATTCACTAAATAGCTTCTATGAACACGCAAAAACGTATCACTCATCAGTTTTTTCTCAATGGTCACAAGTGTATCAGCAATTTTAAATGATTCTTCCTTTGTCTGAATAACGGTCTTGCCTTCTGATGTAGCAACAAAAAGAATATGTTGAACATCAATTAGGACAATCTTCTCGTCAGTAGATACAGCTAACTTTCCTACTAGTGGTTCAGCTGTAGCACTTTGGGAAACCTTTGCCGATGATTCTACAGAAGTATGGGGCATTTGATGCTTTATTTTCTGAACTGTTTTCCTAATTCGATCTTCATCGAAAGGTTTCAAGATATAATCAACAGCGTCTAAATCAAAAGCTTGCAGAGCAAATTCATCATAGGCTGTTGCGAACACAATGGCTGGTACATGATCGAGACGACGCAATTCAGCTGCAAGCTGTAAGCCACTATCCTGTGAAAGCTCAATATCTAAAAAAGCAAGGTCTGGTTTTAATACGGCGATCTGTTCAATTGCATCTAACAGACTGCTAGATTCGCCTACAATATCAACTTCACGCGTTCGTAACAGCAAATATTTCAATTCATCTCGTGCCAAAGGTTCATCATCAACTATAAATGCCTTCATCATATGAGCTATACCCTCCTGTTTGTTTTAAAGGAATTTTGATCTGAATAGATGTTCCCTTCTCTTCCTCACTTTCAATACGAAAAGTCGCTTCTTTTCCATAAATTCCATAAAGTCTCTCTTTAATATTAACAAGAGCTGTACCTGTTCCATGTGTCGAAAAAACCGTTTCCTTTCCCAGTACCTGTAGCTTGTCAGCAGAAATACCATGACCGTTATCTCTAACCTGAATACGTAAGTGATCATGATCGGCTGAGACTTCTACCTTCACTTCTCCCCTTTTCATTTTTGAAAAGGCATGACGGATACTGTTTTCCACAAGAGGCTGCAAAACGAACGGAGGCAGCAATTGATTCTCAAGTCCCTCTTCAATGCTCCAATCCACCTCATAGCGATCTGGAAAGCGGGCCTGTTCTAAAGAGAGATAGGCCTTTACATGCTCGATTTCTTTTTCGAGTGAGATCAGCATTTGCCTTGCCCCCTGCAAATTACTACGAAAAAAGTGGCTAAGCTCTAACAAAAGCTTTCTTGCTTTTTCAGGATTCGTGCGACATAAAACAGAAATGGTGTTAATCGCGTTAAAAAGAAAATGCGGGTGAATTTGGGCTTGAAGTGCTTTGACTTCAGCATCTTTTAACAATTTACTTTGCTGCTCCGCTTCTCCTAACTCGAGCTGAGTCGAAAATAGATTTGCCAATCCCTCTGCTAGCTCTCTTTCTACCTCCGTTAATTGACTTGGATTATTAAAGTACAGCTTTAACGTTCCAACTGTCTGATCATGCAATCTGAGAGGAAGTACGACTGCTGCTCGGAGTGGACATCGCTCATTCTGACAAAGAATCTCCTCTCGGCTCCTTGCCATAAGCACCGTCCCCTCTTTTAACACTTTTTTCGTTAGTTCAGTTGAAAAGCCAAGAGTAGGCTTATGATGATCAGAAGCTGCCCCAACATGCGCTAATACTCCTTCTGCATTTGTAATTGCGATCGCATCTGCATCCGTTAGCTCTAGCATCAGCTCCGCTACTCGTTGACACGATTCGGGATTTAACCCCTTACGGAAAAATGGAAGGGTCTGATCCGCAATGTAGAAAGCTTTGCTCGTTTGGAGTGCTCTTGTTTTTTCACGTTCACGCAGAATGTTTTGAATAATAATCATAAACAACAGCATCCCAAGACCATTAATAATAATCATGGGAATACCAATTACTTTTACTAAATTCCACGCGATGTCAAAAGGCTTTGTCACAATTAAAATAAGACCCATTTGAGTTATTTCCATGATGATACCCATCATCACCGCGAAGGGAGCTGTAATTGTGCCTCGACGCTTACGAACCATACCAACGTATCCCGCTATTCCTCCGGCTAAAATAGCTGAGATCGCACACGCTGTAGCGGTAAAACCGCCCATTAAATAGCGATGCAGGCCGGCAATTAGACCGATTCCTACACCAACGACAGGTCCTCCTAGCATCGAACCAATCGTAATGCCCATAATTCTTGTATTCGCAATGGCACTATCAGGCTCAATCGCAATGAGCCAGCTATTTTCCGTAATGGAGTTTGGATGAATTTTAATGCCCGTATAATTGCTCATCACACCAAACAAGCCAAAGATAACGACAAGAATCATTTTTTCTTTCACTGTTTGGCTTTGATCAATAACCTTACGAAACGATTTCATTTGAGCTAAGAGAAAGGCGACAATCAGCACAACTCCTACCCGTTCAATCATTAGCGGAATTAGGCTAATCATAGATAATCTCCTCTCTGATTTTACATACGCTGCCTCATGTTTTATCTTACTGAATGATTTCTCTACGGACAATCCCTTGTCGCAGAAGCTCCTTTACTTCCTGTAATGGAAGCGGTCGGCTAAATAAATATCCTTGACCAAGCTCACAGCCGTTCTGAATTAAAAATTGCTGCTGGTCTTCTGTCTCAATTCCTTCGGCAATCACCGTGAAATTAAGATTGGTTCCCATATCAATAATGGTTTTCACGATCGCTCCTCCGTTAGAATCCTCGACAATATCATCCACAAACGACTTATCAATTTTAATTTTATCGATAGGTAGGTGCTTTAAATAACTAAGCGATGAATACCCTGTTCCAAAATCATCAATGGATAACTTAAATCCCAGTTCTTTTAATTGATTTAAAATAAGGAGGGATTCGTCAATATTTTGAATAATACTCTCCGTAATTTCTAGCTCTACACAAGAAGGAATAATCCCTAGCTCTTGAACAACTCGCTCTACGCACTCGATAAAATCTTCTTCCTGCATTTGACGCACTGAAATGTTAATCGAGATTGGAATATCAGATAAACCGGCATCTCTCCACTGCTTATTTTGCCTGCATGCCTCTTGTAGAACCCACTTTCCAAGCGGAACAATTAATCCTGTCTCCTCAGCTAATGGAATAAATTCACCTGGCGAGATAAATCCATGCGTAGGATGAACCCAGCGCAACAAAGCCTCAACTCCCACAATCATTCCTGTTTTTAAATCCACCTGAGGCTGATAGTGAATCATAAAGCTCTCTTGCTCGATTGCTTTACGCAAGGCCGTTTCAAGCTCCATTTTTCGTAGTGAAAGACTGTTCAACTGCGGATGGTAAAATTGAAAGTTGTTTTTCCCTCGATCTTTTGCTAAATACATTGCTGTATCTGCCTGTCGAATGAGCGTTTCCTCATCCTCACCATCTTCTGGATACATGCTAATGCCAATACTAGGAGTGATAAAATACTCCTGTCCGTTCAGCTCTAAAGGTGGGGCAAATTCATTGATTAATTGTCTAGCGAGATCCTTCGTTTTAATGTGATCTGTATCTTCTAATAGGATGATAAACTCATCTCCACCTAGACGTGCAACCATTCCCATCTGTTGAACTCTTCTCTGTAACCGGTTAGCGACCTTTTTTAGTAGTTGATCCCCAATGCTATGACCTTTCGTGTCGTTAATAACTTTAAAGCGGTCTAGATCTAGGAATAGCACCGCTAGTGTCTGCGCCTCTGATTTATTTAGCATATCGTTTAAGTACTTCCGAAACATATAACGGTTTGGAAGACCTGTAAGCGCATCGTAATAAGCCATGAACTCAATCGTTTGCTTGGCCCTTTTCTGATCTGTAATGTCATGAACAATAATTTGTTTAGCTAATCGTCCTTCGTATAATGTTGGGACAGCTGACATTTCTAGATCTCTTTTTATTCCGTCTGGAGCAGTCAGCTGAAATTCAAAGCTTTTGCATACACCGCTATTTGAATTTTTCTCTATTATTCGAAGCTCATTCAGCACTTCTTCAGGAAAGATATTTTCAAGAGGTTGTCCGATCAATTCCTGAGGATTTGAAATACCAGCGAACTCGCACCCTGCCCCGTTTGCATAGTCAATCTTTCCTTTGCTCACGACTGCAATCATATCTGGAGACATTTCTACTAGGCTTCGATAACGTTCTTCGCTTTCTTTTCGATCTGTAATATCAAATAAAACGCTCGTAAAATCAATAAACTGTCCATTTTCGTCCAATGTCGGGATGCCGCGGTCCTGAATCCACCTTACTTCACCATCTTTTCGTTGAATCCGGTAAATACTAATCACAGATTCCCCTCTTGCAAGAAGCTTCTCTCGTTCGTTAATAATGGAAAGGTCTTCTGGGTGAATGACTTTTTTCCACAGCAGCTTATCCTCATAAAACTCATTCAATGAATAATCATAAAGCTTTTGAATACCAGATGTAATTAAAAGATGGTCCGTCTTTAAGTCATGTGACCAAACCGCTACATCGAGCGTGTCAAAAATATTCTTCAGCTTTTGTTTGTTGGCCTGTAGCTCGATATTTGTTTTGTGCATATCACGCTGCATAAAGATCGGAATGGCCATAATTCCTACTAAAATCGTAACGTCTAGTAATAGTTTCGGAACGATCTGGAATGATTCCAAATAATAATAGCCTAACTCAAGTAGCAATTTAATAATAATGACAAAACCAAAGAGCAAAAACCATTTTCGCCGATAGATTTTCGTAATTGATTTCATGTGAGCGTACTCCCTTTGTTCGCGTTCTAACGATCTTTTGTTTAATATATTACAAGCCATTTTCTGTTACAATAGTTAATTCCTTTTTTAGAAAATTTAACCTTTTACAGATCACAGCCTGGCTTCATACCTATTACATCGGCTCAAGATCATGATGATTTAAATTCTTCTACTTGCTTTAGAATGCATGCTCCAAGGAAGGGGCCATTCGACAGCGAAATAAAAAAGCAGCTCCCCAGTCCTAAAGTAGACTGAAGAACTGCTTATTTTTATTCTTCGACGTAAGGAATCGTTAAAGGGCCGAGGGGAAGAACAGCGACTGACATGTTCTCACCATATTTAGCTTTCAGCTCTTCTAACGTTTTTTCAATGTTATGACTGGGCTTCAGCATAGCTCCTTCGACCTGCTCATCGGTTAATTTCGAATGTACATAAACGTCTGCCCATACTTGAGTGACCGCTTGTTTTTGTACCTGCCATTGATCAAACATTTTAAAGCTAGGATCTTCAATTAGTGCCAGTAATTCCTCGGGGGTCTTCGCGAATTCAAAGATTCTCGCATAATTCCCGTGGCTTGGGAGGCCGTCCGAGCATTCCGATGCAATAATAATCGTCCCACCTTTTTTCACAATTTTATGGGCCGCGCTCATTCCTTTTACCGCCTGATAAAGGTTTTGATCAAGCGGATAGCCTGAGTTGGATGTAATCACGACATCAAAGCGTTCTTCACAGCGAATCATGGCGTGTTCCTTCACAAATTCACAGCCCCGGTCATGAGCTTCATATAATTCTCCTGCGAATACGGCGGTAATTTCCTTGTCTCGATTCAATGTGACATTTAGCATAAAATCTGGGGTGCACATCCTGTTAATTTCGCGCGTCATATCTTGGACAGGATTGTTCACCATATTCCCCCACGTTGATTTAGAATCTCCAATCATACGTGCATTGTGA includes:
- the larA gene encoding nickel-dependent lactate racemase; translation: METTLLYGKEGLTIQVPNHSFITEPPHMSGVPDERKAVQEALRDPIGTLPLREMVKSSDQVAIVISDITRPTPNHLLVPLLIEELHHVPLENFVIINGTGTHRDQTREEFVQMLGEWVVENIRIVNNQCHNDEQLVKVGESTFGCDVYLNKDYVESDFRIVTGFIEPHFFAGFSGGPKGIMPGIAGIETIMTFHNARMIGDSKSTWGNMVNNPVQDMTREINRMCTPDFMLNVTLNRDKEITAVFAGELYEAHDRGCEFVKEHAMIRCEERFDVVITSNSGYPLDQNLYQAVKGMSAAHKIVKKGGTIIIASECSDGLPSHGNYARIFEFAKTPEELLALIEDPSFKMFDQWQVQKQAVTQVWADVYVHSKLTDEQVEGAMLKPSHNIEKTLEELKAKYGENMSVAVLPLGPLTIPYVEE
- a CDS encoding sensor histidine kinase, whose protein sequence is MISLIPLMIERVGVVLIVAFLLAQMKSFRKVIDQSQTVKEKMILVVIFGLFGVMSNYTGIKIHPNSITENSWLIAIEPDSAIANTRIMGITIGSMLGGPVVGVGIGLIAGLHRYLMGGFTATACAISAILAGGIAGYVGMVRKRRGTITAPFAVMMGIIMEITQMGLILIVTKPFDIAWNLVKVIGIPMIIINGLGMLLFMIIIQNILREREKTRALQTSKAFYIADQTLPFFRKGLNPESCQRVAELMLELTDADAIAITNAEGVLAHVGAASDHHKPTLGFSTELTKKVLKEGTVLMARSREEILCQNERCPLRAAVVLPLRLHDQTVGTLKLYFNNPSQLTEVERELAEGLANLFSTQLELGEAEQQSKLLKDAEVKALQAQIHPHFLFNAINTISVLCRTNPEKARKLLLELSHFFRSNLQGARQMLISLEKEIEHVKAYLSLEQARFPDRYEVDWSIEEGLENQLLPPFVLQPLVENSIRHAFSKMKRGEVKVEVSADHDHLRIQVRDNGHGISADKLQVLGKETVFSTHGTGTALVNIKERLYGIYGKEATFRIESEEEKGTSIQIKIPLKQTGGYSSYDEGIYS
- a CDS encoding carbon starvation CstA family protein, producing MNAITMVIGSICILMIAYRLYGTFMAVKVLKLDDSKKTPAHELEDGKDYVPTNRWVTFGHHFAAIAAAGPLVGPILAAQFGYLPGLLWLLIGAVIGGAVHDAVVLFASMRQRGESLAEVAKKELGPVAGFCTGLAMLFIITITMAGLSMVVLHALEHNPWGTFAVGITIPIAMGVGLYHRKTGNLKGATIVGFILIMVAVFCGPYIQDTVLGEWLTLDVKTLSIILPIYAFFAAALPVWLLLAPRDYLSSFMKIGVFVALIAGVFLVNPTLQMPALTDFIHGGGPVLNGPVWPFISITIACGAISGFHAFVGSGTTPKMLDRWSDIKPVGFGAMLVECVVGIMALVAATALHPGDYFAINSAPEVFKTLGMETVNLSKLSQEIGLDLEGRTGGAVTLAVGMTYIFTDISWFDKLASFFFQFVIMFEALFILTAIHSGTRVARYLIQDFGGAFYKPLKRVDWLPGNIFASALACLLWGYLLFSGDIGSVWALFGVSNQLMASIGLIIGATVILKVADKRRYMLTCLIPLAYLYVTVNYAGYWMIKNVYLNTAASGYNVLNAILSIIMLVLGIVIMITAVRNWIKTWNSPVLQLNRKTA
- a CDS encoding LytR/AlgR family response regulator transcription factor; the encoded protein is MMKAFIVDDEPLARDELKYLLLRTREVDIVGESSSLLDAIEQIAVLKPDLAFLDIELSQDSGLQLAAELRRLDHVPAIVFATAYDEFALQAFDLDAVDYILKPFDEDRIRKTVQKIKHQMPHTSVESSAKVSQSATAEPLVGKLAVSTDEKIVLIDVQHILFVATSEGKTVIQTKEESFKIADTLVTIEKKLMSDTFLRVHRSYLVNIHQIVEIEPWFNSTYNLVMKNGLKVPVSRTYVKELRQRIGF
- a CDS encoding sensor domain-containing protein; this encodes MKSITKIYRRKWFLLFGFVIIIKLLLELGYYYLESFQIVPKLLLDVTILVGIMAIPIFMQRDMHKTNIELQANKQKLKNIFDTLDVAVWSHDLKTDHLLITSGIQKLYDYSLNEFYEDKLLWKKVIHPEDLSIINEREKLLARGESVISIYRIQRKDGEVRWIQDRGIPTLDENGQFIDFTSVLFDITDRKESEERYRSLVEMSPDMIAVVSKGKIDYANGAGCEFAGISNPQELIGQPLENIFPEEVLNELRIIEKNSNSGVCKSFEFQLTAPDGIKRDLEMSAVPTLYEGRLAKQIIVHDITDQKRAKQTIEFMAYYDALTGLPNRYMFRKYLNDMLNKSEAQTLAVLFLDLDRFKVINDTKGHSIGDQLLKKVANRLQRRVQQMGMVARLGGDEFIILLEDTDHIKTKDLARQLINEFAPPLELNGQEYFITPSIGISMYPEDGEDEETLIRQADTAMYLAKDRGKNNFQFYHPQLNSLSLRKMELETALRKAIEQESFMIHYQPQVDLKTGMIVGVEALLRWVHPTHGFISPGEFIPLAEETGLIVPLGKWVLQEACRQNKQWRDAGLSDIPISINISVRQMQEEDFIECVERVVQELGIIPSCVELEITESIIQNIDESLLILNQLKELGFKLSIDDFGTGYSSLSYLKHLPIDKIKIDKSFVDDIVEDSNGGAIVKTIIDMGTNLNFTVIAEGIETEDQQQFLIQNGCELGQGYLFSRPLPLQEVKELLRQGIVRREIIQ